One window of the Shewanella litorisediminis genome contains the following:
- a CDS encoding EAL domain-containing protein has protein sequence MQVNFQLFDRSFLLAVRESFIALLPFLLINALLALFPVLATALAPELSGSDAFHWFEGISDTLGRLFPLLAMLSLSYHFAKYLDISAVACATLSLCIVFSLHVHSSGGLVFSDYLVEVLGDPRMVITPILAAYVMRPFLKFPQLHLVRSAEISAYLSQHLNLIIPMVLTFTLVFLILKAMSMLLLLGISPMVDAVGELGPLGQIIFRVLLTHILWCFGVHGDNAFLLLIGDDNGLQFLAPNLTFSAFMDLFVLLGGSGATIPLLIAIFLESRDEQSRHLAKIAVPFSVVNINEILIYGLPVVFNLRLAIPFVLLPCLNVLIAWSVISAGLLSFDGKPFPWVTPLFLNGWIASGGFAVVVLQLLLVVVGVFIYRPFIRKYSAFADANQYDRELIKRTELQTDIERMSERQYSRNQSESLAASRSLERTVREVLSGELLVHYQPKLKLPGQEVVGFEALLRLKDADGNIKGPWFIDNFQRAGYSHVIDRFVITTVAEDLRRWQAAGFSPKVSINLDPNNLNDVLMLDRLRTTLGEFAHQVEVEILERAFMRDLQGINRAIAQLQTLGFRFLLDDFGTGFSSLSLLTQISVDGIKLDRSILGKTDTDQGRVLYRQICQLCKSLGFQLVAEGVETPSEASFVGDAGVDYVQGWLYARALPQAQAMEYALNHGKITPNDLDTI, from the coding sequence ATGCAGGTAAATTTTCAGTTGTTTGATCGCAGCTTTCTGTTGGCGGTGCGCGAGTCCTTTATTGCGCTGTTACCGTTTCTGCTTATCAATGCGCTCCTGGCGCTCTTCCCTGTACTTGCCACTGCGCTGGCTCCTGAGTTGTCGGGATCCGATGCTTTTCATTGGTTTGAGGGGATAAGTGATACGCTCGGGCGGCTTTTCCCTTTGCTGGCTATGCTGTCGCTGTCGTATCACTTTGCCAAGTATCTGGATATTTCTGCGGTGGCCTGTGCCACTCTGTCGTTATGCATTGTCTTTTCGCTCCATGTGCACAGCAGCGGTGGACTGGTGTTCAGCGATTATCTGGTGGAGGTGCTTGGGGACCCGAGGATGGTGATTACCCCAATATTGGCTGCCTACGTAATGCGGCCATTCTTAAAGTTCCCCCAGCTGCATCTGGTCAGAAGTGCCGAAATCAGTGCTTACCTGAGCCAGCACCTGAACCTGATTATTCCCATGGTGCTGACCTTCACCCTGGTGTTTTTGATCCTCAAGGCCATGAGTATGCTGTTGCTGCTCGGGATCTCGCCCATGGTGGATGCCGTGGGTGAACTGGGCCCGCTTGGGCAAATCATTTTCCGGGTACTGCTGACACACATACTCTGGTGTTTTGGTGTACATGGCGATAATGCCTTCCTGCTGCTGATTGGCGATGATAATGGGCTGCAATTCCTGGCGCCCAACCTGACCTTCAGCGCATTTATGGATCTCTTTGTTTTACTTGGAGGCAGTGGTGCCACCATTCCGCTGCTGATTGCCATCTTTTTGGAAAGCCGCGACGAGCAGAGCCGGCACCTGGCCAAAATTGCGGTGCCTTTCTCGGTGGTAAACATCAATGAAATCCTGATTTACGGTTTACCAGTGGTCTTTAACCTGCGCCTTGCCATCCCCTTTGTTCTGCTGCCCTGCCTGAATGTGCTCATTGCCTGGTCAGTGATTTCCGCCGGACTTTTGAGTTTTGATGGCAAACCCTTTCCCTGGGTGACACCTCTGTTTTTAAATGGCTGGATTGCATCCGGCGGTTTTGCCGTCGTGGTGCTGCAGCTGTTACTGGTCGTGGTCGGGGTATTCATCTATCGGCCATTTATTCGGAAATACAGTGCCTTCGCCGATGCCAATCAATACGACCGTGAACTTATCAAACGCACTGAATTACAAACGGATATTGAGCGCATGTCCGAGCGTCAATATAGTCGTAATCAGTCTGAATCCCTCGCCGCCAGTCGCAGTCTGGAGCGTACGGTTCGCGAGGTGCTGAGCGGTGAACTTCTGGTGCACTATCAACCAAAGCTCAAGCTGCCCGGGCAGGAAGTGGTTGGTTTCGAGGCGCTTTTGAGGCTTAAGGATGCCGACGGCAACATAAAGGGCCCCTGGTTTATTGATAACTTCCAGCGGGCGGGTTACTCCCACGTGATAGACCGCTTTGTGATAACTACGGTGGCGGAGGATTTGCGGCGCTGGCAGGCGGCCGGCTTTTCACCCAAGGTGAGTATTAACCTCGATCCCAACAACTTAAACGATGTGCTTATGCTCGACAGGCTGCGCACCACCCTGGGGGAATTTGCCCATCAGGTCGAAGTGGAAATCCTCGAGCGGGCATTTATGCGGGATCTGCAAGGCATTAACCGCGCCATTGCCCAATTGCAGACGTTGGGGTTCCGATTCTTGCTGGATGACTTCGGCACGGGATTTTCCAGTCTCAGTCTCTTGACCCAGATCTCCGTGGATGGCATCAAGCTTGATCGGAGCATCCTTGGCAAAACCGATACCGATCAGGGTAGGGTGCTTTACCGGCAAATTTGCCAGCTGTGTAAATCCCTGGGGTTCCAGCTGGTGGCCGAGGGGGTTGAAACGCCCTCGGAGGCAAGCTTCGTCGGTGATGCGGGTGTGGATTATGTTCAGGGGTGGTTGTATGCCAGGGCATTGCCACAAGCCCAGGCAATGGAATATGCGCTCAATCATGGCAAAATAACCCCTAACGATTTGGACACCATCTGA
- a CDS encoding L-serine ammonia-lyase produces MFSTFDIYKIGIGPSSSHTVGPMKAAKAFVDTLDNLNFSGRVDCLKADVYGSLSLTGKGHHTDIAILLGLMGQSPESVDIDAIPATIAAVNDTETLWLESGRPVRFARDAMVFHPHALPLHENAMTLSAFADDELLLSKTYYSIGGGFVVEEADFGKVQGGDIPFPYPFENAEGLLKLCRAEGVSISTLMLANEKACHSEEFIYRGFRDIWLTMKQAIDRGCHTEGVLAGPLRVPRRAPALLKQLESSGRISADPMEIVDWVNLFALAVSEENAAGGRVVTAPTNGAAGIIPAVMAYFDRFIQPLGQKEYSRFLLASAAIGSLYKRNASISGAEVGCQGEVGVACSMAAAGLAELMGASPAQVCMAAEIAMEHNLGLTCDPVAGQVQVPCIERNAIAAVKAVNAARMALRRTSDPRVSLDKVIATMYETGKDMHAKYRETSLGGLAIKVTSICD; encoded by the coding sequence ATGTTCAGTACCTTTGATATTTACAAAATTGGTATCGGGCCTTCGAGTTCCCACACAGTGGGACCGATGAAGGCGGCCAAGGCCTTTGTAGATACCCTTGATAATCTTAATTTTTCAGGCCGGGTGGATTGCCTGAAAGCCGATGTGTACGGGTCGCTGTCACTCACCGGCAAGGGGCACCACACCGACATCGCCATTTTGCTTGGTCTGATGGGCCAAAGCCCGGAAAGTGTGGATATAGATGCCATCCCGGCCACCATAGCCGCCGTGAATGACACCGAAACCCTGTGGCTTGAAAGCGGCAGACCGGTGCGCTTTGCCCGTGACGCCATGGTGTTTCATCCCCATGCCCTGCCTCTGCATGAAAACGCCATGACCTTAAGCGCCTTTGCAGACGATGAGCTGCTGCTGTCCAAGACCTACTACTCCATCGGTGGCGGTTTTGTGGTGGAAGAAGCCGATTTTGGCAAGGTGCAGGGCGGTGACATCCCGTTTCCTTACCCCTTTGAAAACGCGGAGGGTTTACTTAAATTGTGCCGCGCCGAAGGGGTGAGTATTTCGACCCTGATGCTGGCCAATGAAAAAGCCTGCCACAGTGAAGAGTTTATCTACCGCGGTTTTCGCGATATCTGGCTGACCATGAAGCAGGCCATTGACCGGGGCTGTCACACCGAAGGCGTCCTCGCCGGGCCACTGCGGGTGCCTCGCCGGGCGCCGGCGCTGCTTAAGCAGCTGGAAAGCAGTGGCCGTATCAGTGCCGATCCCATGGAGATTGTGGATTGGGTGAACCTGTTTGCCCTCGCCGTGAGCGAAGAAAACGCTGCCGGTGGCAGGGTGGTGACCGCGCCAACCAATGGTGCGGCGGGGATTATTCCGGCGGTAATGGCTTACTTTGATCGCTTTATTCAGCCGCTTGGGCAAAAGGAATACAGCCGCTTTTTGCTGGCTTCAGCCGCCATTGGCAGCCTGTATAAGCGCAATGCCTCTATCTCGGGCGCCGAGGTGGGTTGTCAGGGGGAGGTGGGCGTAGCCTGCTCCATGGCGGCGGCGGGCCTTGCGGAACTCATGGGCGCGAGCCCAGCTCAGGTATGTATGGCGGCCGAAATCGCCATGGAGCATAACCTGGGGCTGACCTGCGATCCGGTGGCAGGCCAGGTGCAGGTGCCCTGTATCGAGCGCAATGCCATCGCAGCGGTGAAAGCGGTGAATGCGGCGCGCATGGCGCTGAGGCGCACCTCAGACCCCCGTGTAAGCCTCGATAAGGTGATTGCCACCATGTACGAGACAGGCAAAGACATGCACGCCAAGTACCGTGAAACCAGTCTGGGTGGCCTTGCCATCAAGGTCACCAGTATCTGTGACTGA
- a CDS encoding GNAT family N-acetyltransferase, which yields MQIRQASPDDIDQLVRLEQRFGRDELGNDDSRLEAQLNGRREFTSLIADHLVVVADDAGQIVAYAIVADEGFYQGQSFYRKLYQLLGSHQQSNTSTRGRAGKRPAPGCYGPVWVDSRYRGKGIFGALFDKVLTLSMGRYSSLFTFIAQENQHSLNVHVKRAGMEVVDFFEDDGRGFYLLQRL from the coding sequence ATGCAGATACGGCAGGCAAGCCCCGATGACATTGACCAGTTGGTAAGGCTTGAACAGCGTTTTGGCCGGGATGAGCTTGGCAATGATGATTCTCGCCTTGAGGCTCAGCTTAATGGGCGTCGGGAATTCACATCCCTTATTGCGGATCATCTGGTGGTGGTGGCGGATGACGCGGGGCAAATAGTGGCATACGCCATTGTTGCTGATGAAGGCTTTTATCAGGGGCAGTCTTTTTATCGCAAGCTTTATCAGCTACTTGGCAGCCATCAGCAGTCTAACACTTCGACACGAGGCCGCGCCGGGAAACGCCCGGCGCCAGGCTGTTATGGTCCTGTGTGGGTGGATAGCCGCTACCGCGGCAAAGGGATTTTCGGGGCTTTGTTTGACAAGGTGTTGACGCTTTCAATGGGGCGGTACTCATCCTTGTTTACCTTTATTGCACAGGAGAATCAGCATTCGCTGAACGTGCATGTGAAGCGCGCCGGCATGGAGGTGGTGGACTTTTTCGAGGATGACGGAAGGGGATTTTACTTGCTGCAGCGCCTTTAA
- the metK gene encoding methionine adenosyltransferase: MAKHLFTSESVSEGHPDKIADQISDAVLDAILEQDPKARVACETYVKTGMVMVGGEITTSAWVDIEELTRKTVREIGYVHSDMGFDADSCAVLSAIGKQSPDINQGVDRADPREQGAGDQGLMFGYASNETDVLMPAPITYAHALVKRQSEVRKDGTLSWLRPDAKSQVTFAYDEGKIVGIDAIVLSTQHCDSVSQSDLVEGVMETIIKPVVPAQWLNKDTKFFINPTGRFVIGGPMGDCGLTGRKIIVDTYGGMARHGGGAFSGKDPSKVDRSAAYAARYVAKNIVAAGLADRCEIQVSYAIGVAEPTSISIETFGTGKLPEDKLIALVRQHFDLRPYGLTEMLNLARPIYQATAAYGHFGRNEFPWEQTNKAEALRADAGL; encoded by the coding sequence ATGGCAAAACACTTGTTTACCTCTGAGTCGGTCTCAGAAGGTCATCCCGATAAAATTGCAGACCAGATTTCCGATGCTGTGCTTGATGCAATCCTGGAGCAGGATCCCAAGGCCCGCGTAGCGTGCGAAACCTACGTGAAAACCGGTATGGTGATGGTGGGTGGCGAAATCACTACCTCTGCCTGGGTCGATATCGAAGAACTGACCCGTAAAACCGTACGCGAAATCGGCTATGTGCATTCTGACATGGGCTTCGATGCCGATTCCTGCGCGGTACTGAGTGCCATCGGTAAGCAGTCTCCTGACATCAACCAGGGTGTTGACCGTGCCGATCCACGTGAACAGGGCGCCGGTGACCAGGGTCTGATGTTCGGCTACGCCAGCAACGAAACCGACGTGCTGATGCCAGCCCCTATCACTTACGCTCACGCACTGGTTAAGCGTCAGTCAGAAGTCCGTAAAGACGGCACCCTGTCCTGGCTGCGCCCCGACGCCAAGTCTCAGGTCACCTTCGCCTACGACGAAGGCAAGATTGTGGGTATTGATGCCATCGTACTTTCTACCCAGCACTGTGACTCTGTGTCTCAGTCTGATCTGGTGGAAGGCGTGATGGAAACCATCATCAAGCCTGTGGTACCTGCCCAGTGGCTGAACAAGGACACCAAGTTCTTTATCAACCCAACCGGTCGTTTCGTTATCGGTGGCCCTATGGGTGACTGTGGTCTGACTGGCCGCAAGATCATCGTTGACACCTACGGCGGCATGGCCCGTCACGGTGGTGGCGCCTTCTCCGGTAAAGACCCATCCAAGGTTGACCGTTCTGCTGCCTATGCCGCCCGCTATGTTGCCAAAAACATTGTGGCCGCGGGTCTCGCTGACCGCTGTGAAATCCAGGTGTCCTACGCCATCGGTGTAGCCGAGCCAACGTCTATCAGCATCGAGACCTTCGGTACCGGTAAGCTGCCGGAAGATAAGCTGATTGCCCTGGTACGCCAGCACTTCGACCTGCGCCCATATGGCCTGACCGAAATGCTGAACCTGGCACGTCCTATCTATCAGGCCACTGCCGCTTACGGTCACTTTGGCCGTAACGAGTTCCCTTGGGAACAAACCAACAAGGCCGAAGCGCTGCGCGCAGACGCGGGTCTGTAA
- a CDS encoding META domain-containing protein — translation MIKKFALLAGALALVGCQSSPSSHADTVNLLGTWLIEQVNDHPVIDYSPAKLVFEEGNKLHGNNSCNNFFGSFELQGNQLLLSPSGTTRKACVDALMDQEARVADALPKVRSLAQGEGKLRLFDSEGKLLLILSRL, via the coding sequence ATGATCAAGAAATTTGCCCTGCTGGCCGGCGCACTGGCGCTGGTGGGCTGCCAATCATCCCCATCCTCTCACGCTGATACCGTGAATTTGCTCGGAACCTGGCTAATAGAACAGGTTAACGATCACCCTGTTATCGACTATAGCCCCGCAAAACTGGTGTTCGAAGAAGGCAACAAACTTCATGGCAACAACAGCTGCAATAACTTTTTTGGCAGCTTTGAACTCCAGGGCAATCAGCTGCTGCTTAGCCCGTCGGGCACGACCCGCAAGGCCTGTGTCGATGCCTTGATGGATCAGGAAGCCAGGGTAGCCGACGCCCTCCCCAAGGTGAGATCGCTGGCACAAGGCGAGGGTAAATTGCGCCTGTTCGACAGTGAAGGCAAGCTGCTGCTGATTTTAAGCCGCCTCTGA
- a CDS encoding GNAT family N-acetyltransferase, with amino-acid sequence MNIRKAVAADLTDIVNFNQAMALETEGLQLDTATLTKGVSTLLENPAKGFYLVADIDGEIAGSLMVTFEWSDWRAKDYYWIQSVYIRPEHRRKGIYTRLYQAVKDMAAAAGGAASFRLYVEQENANAQHTYEALGMEKSYYLMYEEKPKG; translated from the coding sequence ATGAACATACGCAAGGCTGTGGCGGCCGACTTAACCGATATCGTGAACTTTAACCAGGCCATGGCCTTGGAAACCGAAGGATTGCAGCTCGATACTGCCACCCTCACCAAGGGCGTCTCGACCCTGCTGGAAAACCCTGCCAAGGGTTTTTATCTGGTGGCCGATATTGATGGCGAGATTGCCGGCTCCCTGATGGTCACCTTCGAGTGGAGTGACTGGCGCGCCAAGGATTATTACTGGATACAAAGCGTGTACATTCGCCCCGAGCACAGGCGCAAGGGCATCTATACCCGTCTGTATCAGGCCGTGAAAGACATGGCCGCAGCCGCCGGTGGCGCTGCCAGCTTCCGACTCTATGTTGAGCAGGAAAATGCCAATGCCCAGCACACCTACGAGGCCCTTGGCATGGAAAAGAGCTACTACCTGATGTACGAGGAAAAGCCGAAAGGCTAA
- a CDS encoding DUF4234 domain-containing protein → MAKRIRVARPKFFSKSHQIDNSLHHQQVPGVQHPLHFCLTLVTFGLWGLVWWYLILKQQGKRDILTGFDDDYWSYLIEREQPPAALYPQRFSAEQRGTFDA, encoded by the coding sequence ATGGCCAAGCGTATCCGTGTTGCGCGTCCCAAGTTTTTTTCTAAGTCACATCAAATAGATAATTCGTTACACCACCAACAGGTGCCGGGCGTTCAGCATCCTCTGCATTTTTGTCTGACGCTGGTTACCTTCGGATTGTGGGGCCTGGTGTGGTGGTACCTCATCCTGAAACAACAGGGAAAACGAGACATACTCACGGGCTTCGATGACGATTACTGGAGTTACCTGATTGAGCGCGAGCAGCCGCCCGCCGCCCTGTACCCACAGAGATTCAGTGCCGAGCAGCGCGGGACTTTTGATGCCTGA
- a CDS encoding GGDEF domain-containing protein yields MSESVSWLLDSPHTAIDESRWQHLTQLLCQLFKASACAIVQYQFGDAKILTLKQPKNVGLTLGAAESIDNLKQRLANTELPEEGIWQQGLIEFPLNWPGGSPFGAVLLVCDKLPPNIDSGRTLAEPMLSLIESELTLFRQASRLERMSLQDESTQMLNDNGFNLMAPRQLNLSRRLGSHAGLVVMENGTQYDAEESQEKLRALAQVVFENLREADVAARIGEQIVLLAFVDSEANLDSLVTRLHKQFSRKLEDQRVMTGHKFFTPDSHLELAPMLAEVRDELDKTRSRLYPKPQSSDEAQTPPEA; encoded by the coding sequence ATGTCAGAATCTGTATCCTGGTTATTGGATTCCCCCCACACTGCTATCGATGAATCCCGATGGCAGCATTTGACGCAGCTGTTGTGTCAGCTGTTTAAAGCCAGTGCCTGCGCCATAGTGCAGTATCAGTTTGGCGACGCCAAAATCCTTACCCTGAAACAACCTAAAAACGTTGGCCTGACCCTTGGCGCCGCTGAGTCCATAGACAATCTCAAGCAGCGGCTGGCCAATACCGAATTGCCCGAAGAAGGCATTTGGCAGCAGGGGTTGATTGAGTTTCCGCTGAACTGGCCCGGTGGCAGCCCCTTCGGCGCTGTGCTGCTGGTGTGTGACAAGTTGCCCCCCAACATCGACAGCGGTCGGACGTTGGCAGAACCCATGTTGTCACTGATAGAAAGTGAGTTAACGTTATTCCGCCAGGCCAGCCGCCTGGAGCGTATGTCGCTTCAGGATGAATCCACACAAATGCTCAATGACAATGGTTTTAACCTGATGGCCCCGAGGCAGCTGAACCTGAGTCGGCGCTTGGGATCCCACGCCGGTCTGGTGGTGATGGAAAACGGCACCCAGTATGACGCCGAAGAGTCGCAGGAAAAGCTGCGAGCCCTGGCACAGGTGGTATTTGAAAACCTTCGTGAGGCCGACGTGGCCGCCCGTATAGGGGAACAAATTGTGCTGCTGGCCTTTGTCGACAGCGAAGCCAACCTGGACTCCCTGGTGACCCGGCTGCACAAACAATTCAGCCGTAAACTGGAAGACCAGCGGGTGATGACGGGGCACAAGTTTTTCACCCCGGACTCCCATCTTGAACTGGCGCCCATGCTCGCTGAAGTAAGGGATGAGCTGGACAAGACCCGCAGCCGCCTGTATCCCAAGCCCCAGAGCAGTGACGAAGCACAGACACCTCCAGAAGCTTAA
- a CDS encoding serine/threonine transporter: MPWTAQDTTWMLSLFGTAVGAGILFLPINAGMGGFWPLVMMALLIGPMTYLAHRGLSRFVCSSSIAGSDITQVVEEHFGKGAGKAITLLYFFAIYPIVLIYGVGITNVVDSFMVNQLGMESLPRWLLSGVLILGMMSVMVAGERMMLKVTQFLVYPLVAILAFMSLYMMPNWNLAAVKEVPAAGDFLGTIWLTIPVLIFAFNHSPAISQFAVSLKREHGTNASRKADIILRNTAMMLVGFVMLFVFSCVLSLSPAQLAEAKSQNLPILSYLANVFDSGFVSYFGPFIAFVAIVSSFFGHYMGASEGMSGIIKKQLEGKGKPVNEAKLNRFILGFMFLTIWAVAVINPSILGMIEALGGPIIAAILYLMPMYAVYRVPALKAYRGRISNVFVIIAGLLSMTAILYGLAA, translated from the coding sequence ATGCCCTGGACGGCGCAGGATACCACCTGGATGCTCAGCCTGTTCGGCACCGCCGTGGGCGCAGGTATTTTGTTTTTGCCCATTAATGCCGGTATGGGGGGATTTTGGCCCCTGGTGATGATGGCGCTCCTGATTGGCCCCATGACCTATCTGGCCCACCGCGGGCTGTCGCGTTTTGTGTGCTCCTCATCCATCGCCGGCAGTGATATCACCCAGGTGGTGGAAGAGCACTTCGGCAAGGGTGCAGGTAAAGCCATTACGCTGCTGTATTTCTTCGCGATTTACCCGATTGTGCTTATTTATGGCGTGGGTATTACCAACGTGGTCGACAGCTTTATGGTCAACCAGCTGGGTATGGAGTCGCTGCCGCGCTGGCTGCTGTCGGGTGTGCTTATTCTCGGCATGATGTCGGTGATGGTGGCCGGTGAGAGAATGATGCTCAAGGTAACCCAGTTCCTGGTGTATCCGCTGGTGGCCATCCTCGCCTTTATGTCGCTGTATATGATGCCCAACTGGAACCTGGCCGCGGTGAAAGAAGTGCCTGCCGCCGGAGACTTCCTCGGCACTATCTGGCTGACGATTCCAGTGCTGATTTTTGCCTTTAACCACTCGCCAGCTATCAGTCAGTTTGCGGTTTCCCTCAAGCGCGAACACGGCACCAATGCGTCACGCAAGGCTGATATCATTCTGCGCAACACCGCCATGATGCTGGTGGGGTTTGTGATGCTGTTTGTGTTTTCCTGCGTGTTGTCCTTAAGCCCTGCGCAGCTGGCTGAAGCCAAGAGCCAGAACCTGCCGATCCTGTCGTACCTTGCCAACGTGTTCGACAGCGGTTTTGTCAGCTACTTTGGTCCTTTCATCGCCTTTGTGGCCATAGTGTCGTCCTTCTTTGGCCACTACATGGGCGCCAGCGAAGGCATGAGTGGCATTATCAAGAAACAGCTCGAAGGCAAGGGCAAGCCGGTCAACGAAGCCAAACTGAACCGCTTTATTCTGGGCTTTATGTTCCTGACCATCTGGGCTGTTGCGGTAATCAACCCCAGTATCCTCGGCATGATTGAAGCCCTCGGCGGCCCCATTATTGCCGCCATTCTTTACCTGATGCCCATGTACGCCGTGTATCGGGTGCCTGCACTCAAGGCCTACCGAGGCCGTATCAGCAATGTGTTCGTGATCATTGCCGGTTTGCTGTCGATGACTGCCATCCTCTACGGTCTGGCCGCCTGA
- a CDS encoding dicarboxylate/amino acid:cation symporter, with translation MSVTPPVSLWRRWCAVPLWLQILTGMLLGIGVGLVLGPDASALKPIGTLFVNTIKMLIVPLVFCSLIVGVTSMQDTARMGRIGFKSFAFYLATTAIAISVGLLVGWLLEPGSGLSLEGHDLSAEVKTAPSVMDTLINIVPTNPVAALASGQILQVIVFAVALGVALVLIGDHGKPAIKVFESLAEAMYKLTDMVMKLAPYGVFGLMAWVAGEYGIDMLLPLIKVIVAVYLGCALHILGFYSLVLKLVAGLNPIQFFKGISNAMAVAFTTSSSAGTLPASMKCASEYLGVNKKISSFVLPLGTTINMDGTALYQGVTALFVAQAFGVDLTWVDYLTIVLTATLASIGTAGVPGAGLVMLTLVLTTVGLPLEGVAIIAGIDRILDMARTVVNVSGDLVATTVIARSEGEIDIAHYNADMETSAEMAQAREEA, from the coding sequence ATGTCCGTTACTCCACCCGTTAGCTTGTGGCGCCGTTGGTGCGCTGTGCCCCTGTGGCTGCAAATTCTCACCGGCATGTTGCTCGGTATTGGTGTTGGCCTTGTCCTTGGGCCCGATGCCAGCGCCCTCAAACCCATAGGTACCCTGTTCGTTAACACCATCAAGATGTTGATAGTGCCGCTGGTGTTTTGCTCGCTGATTGTGGGTGTTACCTCGATGCAGGATACCGCGCGCATGGGGCGTATCGGTTTTAAATCCTTCGCGTTTTATCTGGCCACGACTGCCATTGCCATCTCGGTGGGCTTGCTGGTTGGCTGGCTGCTGGAACCGGGTTCTGGTCTGAGCCTTGAAGGACACGACCTCAGTGCCGAAGTGAAAACGGCGCCCTCTGTGATGGATACCCTGATTAACATAGTGCCCACCAATCCGGTGGCGGCGCTGGCCAGTGGTCAGATTTTGCAGGTGATTGTGTTTGCCGTGGCCCTGGGTGTGGCCCTGGTACTGATTGGTGACCATGGCAAGCCTGCCATCAAGGTGTTTGAGAGCCTCGCGGAAGCCATGTACAAACTCACCGACATGGTGATGAAGCTTGCGCCCTATGGCGTATTTGGCCTGATGGCCTGGGTGGCGGGCGAGTATGGCATTGATATGCTGCTGCCGCTGATTAAGGTGATTGTTGCCGTGTATCTGGGCTGTGCCCTGCATATTCTGGGCTTTTATTCGTTGGTGCTTAAACTGGTGGCAGGGCTTAATCCCATCCAGTTTTTCAAGGGCATTAGCAATGCCATGGCGGTGGCCTTTACCACCTCAAGCAGTGCAGGCACCCTGCCGGCCAGCATGAAGTGCGCCAGCGAGTATCTGGGCGTAAACAAAAAGATTTCCAGTTTTGTGTTGCCCCTTGGCACCACCATCAATATGGATGGGACGGCCCTGTATCAGGGCGTGACGGCACTCTTTGTGGCGCAGGCATTTGGGGTGGACTTAACCTGGGTGGATTACCTCACCATAGTACTGACAGCGACCCTGGCATCAATCGGTACTGCCGGTGTACCCGGAGCAGGGCTTGTCATGCTGACGCTGGTACTCACCACGGTGGGCTTGCCCCTTGAAGGGGTGGCCATTATTGCCGGTATCGACCGGATACTGGACATGGCCCGCACCGTGGTCAATGTGTCCGGTGACCTGGTGGCTACCACAGTGATTGCACGCTCAGAGGGTGAGATAGATATTGCCCACTACAACGCCGACATGGAAACCAGCGCCGAGATGGCGCAGGCAAGGGAAGAGGCATGA
- a CDS encoding GGDEF domain-containing protein, translating to MLPETINPHASLLESDSPQVNLVRWMHQCELIKRYYEADYVFVVQKVSLGFEVLVSAIASLPHFTSGQMFDRDTPLFLDLVNAMPDGVSLDLSKYHAGDLPNDFDSCLGLLARPILWPDGSIFGCLCVLSHKRVENQSINSLMLEPFQILLQQDLALLCQSHRVESLSMRDRETGMLNHYGFIMMAPRQLNLGRRFGAHAGILFFELQQQSPDAELNEKHHRLLGGIIQHTIRTADIAAHYSETLFVVLAFLDNERDLNHIVQRVERQLAQQEPSLKLDYSFRFFAPDSGSKLGPMLMLAKENLQSWQREQKARAAEIPLTATTQ from the coding sequence ATGTTGCCTGAAACCATCAATCCCCATGCCAGCCTGCTGGAGTCCGACAGCCCCCAGGTCAACCTTGTGCGTTGGATGCATCAGTGTGAGCTCATCAAGCGCTACTACGAAGCCGACTATGTGTTTGTCGTGCAAAAGGTATCCCTTGGTTTCGAAGTACTGGTGAGTGCCATCGCCAGCCTGCCGCACTTCACCTCGGGGCAAATGTTTGACCGGGACACACCGCTGTTTCTGGATTTGGTCAATGCCATGCCCGATGGTGTGTCACTGGATTTATCCAAATACCACGCCGGAGACTTACCCAACGATTTTGACAGCTGCCTTGGGCTGCTCGCCAGGCCCATCCTCTGGCCCGATGGCTCAATTTTTGGCTGTTTGTGCGTGCTTTCCCACAAGCGGGTAGAAAACCAGAGCATTAACAGCCTGATGCTGGAGCCATTTCAAATCCTGTTGCAGCAAGATCTCGCCCTGCTGTGCCAAAGCCACCGGGTGGAATCACTGTCCATGCGGGATAGGGAAACCGGCATGCTAAACCACTATGGTTTTATCATGATGGCGCCAAGACAGTTGAATCTTGGCCGCCGCTTCGGAGCCCATGCCGGCATTTTGTTTTTTGAGTTGCAACAACAAAGCCCCGATGCAGAGCTCAACGAAAAGCATCACCGGCTGCTTGGTGGCATCATACAGCACACCATTCGCACCGCCGATATTGCCGCGCACTACAGCGAAACCCTGTTTGTAGTGCTGGCGTTTTTGGACAATGAGCGGGATCTTAACCATATAGTGCAGCGGGTTGAACGCCAGCTGGCCCAGCAGGAACCCAGTCTCAAGCTGGATTACAGCTTCCGGTTTTTCGCGCCGGACTCAGGCAGTAAGCTCGGCCCCATGCTGATGTTGGCCAAAGAAAACCTGCAATCCTGGCAGCGAGAGCAAAAGGCAAGAGCCGCAGAAATCCCATTGACGGCCACCACCCAATAG